Proteins from one Ipomoea triloba cultivar NCNSP0323 chromosome 1, ASM357664v1 genomic window:
- the LOC115999677 gene encoding cysteine-rich receptor-like protein kinase 25 yields MTMMVIWFCLFMSLITKGDSASALRYYCQNSTSYTPNSTYKANLDTLLSNLFSNGTRNNNGYYQTTVGGGASNDTVYGLFLCRGDASPEVCGGCVGDARERILELCSDGKTAMIWYDNCILRYSEESMLGILDQSTWFTMRNRDNDTQPNGYMQLVGNVLDQITTQASSGAGKKFAVLEANFSVFERVYALGQCTPYLSNSDCQICFRNAIAMLPRCCYGAVGARAVYPSCNVRYELYPFYNLSAVAPPAPPPTNPPPPPPTMLPNSASSKGNKGKVVIIIAASIAPLTGILLFVLCFCFLKKRRANKDLSHVKETTNDMSEISIEESVQFEFSTIEAITNCFSPNNKIGEGGYGAVYKGRLPTGQEVAVKRLSKSSSQGVEEFKNEVSLVAKLQHRNLVRVLGFCLEGEEKILIYEFVPNKSLDYFLFDPEKKKLLNWSTRYKIIGGIARGLLYLHEDSRLRIIHRDLKASNVLLDGDMNSKISDFGLARIVMVDQTQANTNRVIGTYGYMPPEYALYGLFSVKSDVFSFGVLLLEIITGKKNNSLSMQSSAEFGAQDLLSYAWKHWRDDRALEVVDQSLGGLYSRNEVIQCIRVGLLCVQEEVEDRPTMANVVLMLNSHSATWRSPNQPAFFNGGREMNLGGQEGDLSASKSLPLSVNEASISELDPR; encoded by the exons ATGACGATGATGGTGATTTGGTTTTGCTTGTTCATGAGCCTCATCACCAAAGGCGATTCTGCTTCTGCTCTGCGATATTATTGCCAAAATTCAACTTCATACACTCCTAACAGCACCTATAAAGCCAACCTTGATACTCTTCTCTCTAACCTTTTCTCCAATGGCACCCGAAACAATAATGGTTACTACCAAACCACAGTTGGCGGTGGCGCTTCAAACGACACCGTTTACGGGTTATTCCTGTGCCGGGGCGACGCGTCCCCGGAGGTTTGCGGCGGCTGCGTTGGAGATGCCCGTGAAAGGATATTGGAGCTTTGCAGCGATGGAAAGACGGCCATGATTTGGTACGATAATTGCATTTTGCGGTACTCGGAGGAGTCGATGTTGGGGATATTGGACCAGTCGACCTGGTTTACGATGAGGAACAGGGACAACGATACTCAACCAAATGGGTACATGCAGTTGGTGGGGAACGTGTTGGATCAGATAACCACACAGGCGTCAAGTGGTGCTGGCAAGAAATTTGCAGTGTTGGAAGCTAATTTTAGCGTCTTTGAGAGGGTTTACGCTCTTGGACAGTGTACCCCTTACCTTTCTAACTCAGACTGTCAGATATGCTTCAGAAATGCTATTGCAATGCTGCCTCGTTGCTGTTATGGAGCCGTGGGTGCTAGAGCTGTGTACCCAAGCTGTAACGTTAGGTATGAGCTCTACCCTTTCTACAATCTCTCCGCCGTGGCACCACCGGCGCCGCCTCCTACCAAtcctcctcctccaccaccaACTATGCTTCCCAATTCCGCTAGCAGCAAAGGGAATAAAGGAAAAGTAGTGATTATTATTGCAGCCTCTATAGCGCCACTCACTGGGATATTACTCTTTGTTTTATGCTTCTGTTTCTTGAAAAAGAGAAGAGCAAACAAGGACCTTTCTCATGTGAAGGAGACAACTAATG ACATGAGTGAAATTTCAATAGAGGAGTCGGTACAGTTCGAATTTAGTACTATTGAAGCTATCACAAATTGCTTCTCCCCTAATAATAAGATTGGAGAAGGTGGATATGGTGCTGTTTATAAG GGAAGGCTTCCCACTGGGCAAGAGGTAGCAGTGAAGAGACTGTCAAAGAGTTCATCACAAGGAGTTGAAGAATTCAAGAATGAGGTTTCATTGGTGGCCAAGCTTCAGCATAGGAATTTAGTAAGGGTGTTGGGGTTTTGCTtggaaggagaagaaaagatacTCATCTATGAATTTGTTCCCAACAAAAGCCTTGACTACTTTTTGTTTG ATCCAGAGAAGAAAAAACTATTGAATTGGTCTACTCGTTACAAAATCATAGGAGGAATTGCTCGTGGACTCCTTTATCTTCACGAAGATTCACGTCTTAGAATTATACATCGTGATTTGAAAGCAAGCAACGTATTATTAGATGGAGATATGAACTCAAAAATATCCGACTTTGGCCTGGCAAGAATTGTTATGGTAGATCAAACCCAAGCAAATACAAATAGAGTTATCGGAACAta TGGTTACATGCCTCCAGAATATGCTTTGTATGGTTTGTTCTCTGTGAAGTCTGATGTCTTCAGTTTTGGAGTTCTACTCTTGGAAATTATAACCGGAAAGAAAAACAATTCTTTGTCCATGCAATCAAGTGCAGAGTTTGGAGCACAAGATCTCCTTAGCTAT GCTTGGAAACATTGGAGGGACGACAGAGCATTAGAGGTTGTGGATCAAAGTCTTGGAGGATTGTATTCGAGAAATGAAGTGATCCAATGTATCCGTGTTGGGCTGCTGTGTGTCCAAGAAGAGGTGGAAGATAGGCCAACAATGGCAAATGTTGTGCTGATGCTGAATAGTCATTCTGCTACTTGGAGATCACCTAATCAACCTGCGTTTTTCAATGGTGGAAGGGAGATGAATTTGGGAGGACAAGAGGGTGATCTGTCCGCAAGTAAGTCGCTGCCATTGTCTGTTAATGAAGCTTCCATTTCAGAGCTGGATCCAAGATAG